From the genome of Roseofilum capinflatum BLCC-M114, one region includes:
- a CDS encoding agmatinase family protein, whose protein sequence is MSSKGVDWEYCDPNGISVPNGCFFGLPYSLEEAEVVFLPVPWDVTTSYGEGAAQGPQAILEASVQLDWYDFDVPKAWKIPLGTLGIDGEILAENGRMRAIAKQIIEHLEAGGKSDDPAIAPSLAQVNQASADLNDWVYTQSQNYLEQGKLVAVVGGDHSAPLGLMQALGQQYQDYGILQIDAHADLRQAYEGFIYSHASIMDNALKIPQVSRLVQVGIRDVCEAEMERVGGDRRIVAFDDWQLKANAYQGIPWATQCRKIISHLPDRVYISFDIDGLNPTYCPHTGTPVPGGLEFNEAIYLMRSLVQAGKTIIGFDVCEVAPGDTGDQWDGNVGARILYKLACLSQFRKTERSAHPQWRTVD, encoded by the coding sequence ATGTCCTCTAAAGGTGTTGATTGGGAATATTGCGATCCGAATGGGATTAGTGTGCCGAATGGGTGTTTCTTTGGTTTACCCTATTCGCTGGAGGAGGCGGAAGTTGTGTTTTTGCCGGTTCCTTGGGATGTGACGACTTCTTATGGAGAAGGAGCGGCCCAGGGGCCACAAGCGATTTTAGAGGCTTCGGTACAGTTGGATTGGTATGATTTTGATGTGCCGAAGGCTTGGAAGATTCCGTTGGGGACTCTAGGGATTGATGGGGAGATTTTAGCCGAAAATGGCCGAATGCGGGCGATCGCCAAGCAGATTATTGAGCATCTGGAAGCAGGGGGGAAAAGTGACGATCCGGCGATCGCTCCCTCCTTAGCTCAGGTTAATCAAGCCTCTGCGGATCTCAATGATTGGGTTTATACCCAAAGCCAAAACTATCTAGAGCAAGGGAAGCTCGTGGCAGTTGTCGGAGGCGATCATAGTGCGCCTCTGGGATTAATGCAGGCTCTGGGTCAGCAGTATCAAGACTATGGCATTTTACAAATTGATGCCCATGCCGATCTCCGTCAAGCCTATGAGGGATTTATTTATTCTCATGCTTCAATTATGGATAATGCTCTGAAGATTCCCCAGGTTAGTCGCTTGGTTCAGGTGGGCATTCGGGATGTATGCGAGGCAGAAATGGAGCGGGTAGGGGGCGATCGCCGCATTGTTGCCTTTGATGATTGGCAGCTCAAAGCTAACGCCTATCAAGGTATTCCTTGGGCAACTCAATGCCGGAAAATCATCTCTCATTTACCGGATCGGGTTTATATTAGCTTTGATATTGACGGCTTGAATCCTACTTATTGCCCCCATACGGGCACACCTGTACCAGGGGGATTAGAGTTTAATGAAGCCATTTATTTAATGCGATCTTTGGTTCAAGCAGGCAAAACCATTATTGGATTTGATGTCTGCGAAGTTGCTCCAGGTGATACTGGAGATCAGTGGGATGGCAATGTGGGAGCCAGAATTCTCTATAAATTAGCCTGTTTAAGCCAGTTTAGGAAAACAGAGAGATCTGCTCATCCCCAGTGGCGAACAGTTGATTGA
- a CDS encoding tetratricopeptide repeat protein: MTKTLMSQNYAQKAERCVEEGNYVEAIGHFDRALIFDPQNIDLWIQRGCACTHLHHYQKALWSFEEALSLNPQDSTLQLFRGVCLHHLQQYNQAYQSYNQVLGKTSNHPFTWVRQKINQLFATGDEQISLFS, from the coding sequence ATGACGAAAACATTAATGAGCCAAAACTACGCCCAAAAAGCCGAGCGCTGTGTGGAAGAAGGGAACTATGTAGAGGCGATCGGTCATTTTGACCGCGCTCTGATCTTCGATCCGCAAAACATCGACCTTTGGATTCAGCGAGGATGCGCTTGTACCCATCTCCACCACTATCAAAAAGCCCTCTGGAGTTTTGAAGAAGCTTTGAGTCTCAATCCTCAAGACTCAACCCTGCAACTGTTTCGGGGCGTATGTCTCCATCATTTGCAACAATACAACCAAGCTTATCAAAGTTATAACCAAGTCCTGGGCAAAACTTCCAATCACCCCTTCACTTGGGTGCGCCAAAAAATCAATCAACTGTTCGCCACTGGGGATGAGCAGATCTCTCTGTTTTCCTAA
- a CDS encoding phytoene desaturase family protein translates to MSDADVVVIGSGIGGLVAGALLAYYGKRVIVCESHGVAGGAAHGFVRQGFRFDTGPSFYCGLGDRHSLNPLCQVLKILGEPVEAIAYNPLGHYHFPDATLPIYCQSDRYQEALAQITPQGAKELLAFQKPLLDLYNALSQIPTIALRSDWKLLPILATRYLPALLQLLPHLGLINGSAGQILQSTVRDPWVKRLIDLECFLLSGLKAEGTVAPEVAFMLGERDRSVVDYPLGGSEAIINALVRGLTRWGGQLRLGTHVEKILIEQGRVAGVQLRRNETLTAPIVISNATLWDTYTHLLSPDDLPSHYRQQQLSTPAVESFMHLHLGIRADGLEGLTGHHVVVHSEEIDITTPGNTCMISIPSVWDKSLAPEGHHCLHAYTLEPFAGWNRNQEYGDRKFVKSQPLYRAVERVIPDIRERIVLELVGTPLTHSHYLRRYQGTYGPAISPGQGTWPSCHTPIPGLYRVGDSTLPGIGVPAVAASGILCANTLVPPKIVLELLNQHQ, encoded by the coding sequence ATGTCAGACGCAGATGTGGTGGTCATTGGTAGTGGAATTGGGGGGTTAGTGGCGGGGGCCCTGCTGGCTTACTATGGCAAACGGGTAATTGTGTGTGAAAGTCATGGAGTAGCTGGAGGAGCGGCCCATGGGTTTGTCCGCCAAGGGTTTCGGTTTGATACGGGGCCGTCTTTTTATTGTGGCTTGGGCGATCGCCATTCCCTCAATCCTCTGTGCCAAGTGCTAAAGATTTTGGGCGAACCGGTGGAGGCGATCGCCTATAACCCCTTGGGCCATTATCATTTCCCGGATGCTACCTTACCTATATATTGTCAGAGCGATCGCTATCAAGAAGCCTTAGCCCAAATTACTCCCCAAGGAGCCAAGGAACTGCTCGCCTTTCAAAAACCGCTTCTGGATCTCTACAACGCGCTCAGTCAGATTCCCACAATTGCTCTACGCTCTGACTGGAAACTGCTCCCCATTTTAGCAACTCGGTATTTACCTGCCTTGTTGCAACTACTCCCCCATCTAGGCCTCATTAATGGTTCTGCGGGCCAGATCTTACAGAGTACCGTTCGAGATCCTTGGGTCAAACGGTTGATCGATCTTGAATGCTTTTTACTTTCTGGTCTCAAAGCTGAGGGAACCGTAGCACCTGAAGTGGCCTTTATGTTGGGGGAGCGCGATCGCTCCGTGGTAGATTATCCCCTTGGCGGTAGTGAAGCCATTATTAATGCCCTCGTGAGAGGATTAACCCGATGGGGTGGCCAACTGAGACTAGGGACTCATGTGGAAAAAATCCTGATCGAGCAAGGACGAGTAGCAGGGGTGCAGTTACGACGCAACGAAACACTAACTGCCCCCATTGTCATTTCTAATGCCACCCTTTGGGATACTTATACTCACCTCCTCTCCCCAGACGATCTGCCCAGTCACTATCGCCAGCAACAGTTATCCACGCCTGCGGTAGAGAGCTTTATGCACCTACATCTCGGCATTCGCGCTGATGGCTTAGAGGGGTTAACCGGCCATCATGTGGTCGTCCATTCTGAAGAGATTGATATTACCACCCCCGGCAATACCTGTATGATTTCCATTCCTTCTGTCTGGGATAAAAGTCTGGCCCCAGAAGGCCATCATTGTCTTCATGCCTATACCTTAGAACCCTTTGCCGGATGGAATCGAAATCAAGAGTATGGCGATCGCAAATTCGTCAAATCCCAACCCCTCTATCGAGCTGTAGAGCGAGTGATTCCCGATATCCGAGAGCGCATCGTTTTAGAGCTGGTGGGTACTCCCCTGACTCACTCCCACTATCTGCGTCGCTATCAGGGAACCTATGGGCCGGCGATCTCCCCCGGACAAGGAACCTGGCCCAGTTGCCATACGCCAATTCCGGGATTATACCGAGTCGGTGATAGTACCCTACCGGGAATTGGGGTTCCTGCGGTTGCGGCTTCGGGGATTTTATGTGCAAATACCCTAGTTCCTCCCAAAATTGTTCTAGAATTACTCAATCAACATCAGTAA
- the ppk1 gene encoding polyphosphate kinase 1 gives MPKSKKSTPTINLADPQYYFNRELSWLEFNKRVLHEAFDPRTPLLECLKFLGIFSSNLDEFFMVRVAGLKKQVEAQVHRLTADGRTPEQQLLEISQQLHPTVQKQHQHFHQTLKPKLIEEGIYLVDYIDLTPEQRLYYQEYFEKQIFPILTPLAVDPSHPFPYISNRSLNLAVLVNDPETNEDHFARVKVPRTLARFLELPSELYNPSDDRAKIRWMGVPLEQIIAHNLEPLFPGMNIQEYYPFRITRNADLSVQEDEADDLLLAIEQELRKRRIGGLVVRMEIMVNTPPKIREMLIREMFLKEEDVYEVEGLVGLGDLMSLMALPLPHLKDPEWSPRIPHHLHTLRELQSDPFSLEQEEGQSIFELIRERDLFFHHPYESFSSTVQRFITEAAHDPKVVAIKMTLYRTSGDSPIVKALIAAAENRKQVVALVELKARFDEENNIQWARTLESAGVHVVYGLVGLKTHTKVVLVVRRDSDRMRRYVHIGTGNYNPKTAKLYTDLGILSCRDELGADLTDLFNFLTGYSRQRSYRKLLVAPVNLRSRMMELIEREIEHARNGHHARIVAKMNSLVDPKIIAALYKASQAGVQIDLIIRGICCLRPGIPGVSDRIRVISIVGRFLEHARIFYFHNQGAEESYIGSADWMPRNLDRRVEAITPIDDPEIQKDVQEILGVMLADNRHAWELQPDGTYLQLSPPDNAEAQSSQDIFMQMSEIGRKGALHGL, from the coding sequence ATGCCTAAATCCAAAAAATCCACCCCCACCATTAATCTCGCAGATCCCCAATACTACTTTAATCGAGAACTCAGTTGGCTAGAATTTAACAAACGAGTATTACATGAAGCCTTTGATCCGAGAACTCCCTTATTAGAATGCTTGAAATTTCTCGGCATTTTTAGCAGCAATCTTGATGAATTCTTCATGGTTCGAGTTGCAGGATTGAAAAAACAAGTGGAAGCACAAGTTCATCGATTGACAGCCGATGGCCGTACCCCAGAACAACAACTGCTAGAAATTAGCCAACAATTGCATCCCACCGTACAAAAACAACATCAACATTTTCACCAAACTCTTAAGCCCAAGCTAATTGAAGAAGGAATTTATTTAGTTGATTATATCGATCTGACCCCAGAACAACGTCTCTATTATCAAGAGTATTTTGAAAAGCAAATTTTCCCCATTTTAACTCCTCTAGCTGTCGATCCCAGCCATCCGTTTCCCTATATTTCCAATCGCAGCCTCAATTTAGCCGTTCTTGTTAACGATCCAGAAACCAATGAAGATCATTTTGCCAGGGTCAAAGTGCCGAGAACATTGGCTCGGTTTTTAGAATTACCTTCTGAGTTATATAATCCTTCCGACGATCGCGCTAAAATTCGTTGGATGGGGGTTCCCTTAGAACAAATTATTGCCCATAATCTGGAACCATTATTCCCCGGCATGAACATCCAAGAGTATTATCCCTTCCGGATTACTCGCAATGCCGATCTATCCGTGCAAGAAGATGAAGCCGACGATTTGCTTTTAGCCATTGAACAAGAATTGCGTAAACGTCGCATTGGTGGGTTGGTCGTGCGTATGGAAATCATGGTGAATACGCCCCCTAAGATTCGTGAGATGTTAATCCGGGAAATGTTCTTAAAAGAAGAAGATGTTTATGAGGTGGAAGGATTAGTCGGTTTAGGAGATTTGATGAGCTTGATGGCTCTGCCTCTCCCCCATCTTAAAGATCCAGAATGGTCGCCTAGAATCCCTCATCATCTTCATACCTTACGAGAGCTACAAAGCGATCCATTTTCTCTGGAACAAGAAGAGGGTCAAAGCATTTTTGAGTTAATTCGCGAGCGGGATTTGTTTTTCCATCATCCCTATGAGTCTTTTAGTTCTACGGTACAACGGTTTATTACGGAAGCAGCCCACGATCCGAAAGTGGTGGCGATTAAAATGACGTTGTATCGAACGTCTGGAGATTCTCCCATTGTGAAGGCTTTGATTGCGGCGGCAGAAAATCGGAAGCAAGTGGTGGCCTTGGTGGAATTAAAGGCTCGATTTGATGAGGAGAATAATATTCAATGGGCCAGAACCTTGGAGAGTGCTGGGGTGCATGTGGTATATGGGTTGGTGGGATTGAAAACCCATACGAAGGTGGTGTTGGTGGTACGCCGAGATTCGGATCGGATGCGCCGTTATGTGCATATTGGTACGGGAAACTATAATCCAAAAACGGCTAAGTTATATACAGATTTGGGGATTTTGTCCTGTAGGGATGAGTTAGGGGCAGATTTGACGGATTTGTTTAATTTTTTGACCGGATATTCTCGACAACGGTCTTATCGCAAGTTATTGGTGGCTCCGGTGAATTTGCGATCGCGGATGATGGAGTTGATCGAGCGGGAAATCGAACATGCTCGCAATGGCCACCATGCTCGAATTGTGGCGAAAATGAACTCTCTGGTCGATCCTAAAATTATTGCAGCGCTCTATAAAGCGTCTCAGGCGGGTGTACAAATCGACCTAATTATACGGGGAATTTGTTGTTTGCGCCCCGGAATCCCAGGGGTGAGCGATCGCATTCGGGTGATTAGTATTGTCGGTCGCTTCTTAGAACATGCTCGGATCTTCTACTTCCACAACCAAGGCGCTGAAGAGTCCTATATTGGTAGTGCAGATTGGATGCCGCGCAACCTCGACCGACGGGTAGAAGCCATTACCCCTATCGACGATCCAGAGATCCAAAAAGATGTACAAGAAATTCTCGGCGTTATGCTTGCTGATAACCGCCATGCTTGGGAACTTCAGCCTGATGGGACTTATCTCCAACTCAGTCCTCCTGATAATGCTGAAGCTCAAAGTTCGCAAGATATTTTTATGCAAATGTCTGAAATTGGCCGAAAAGGGGCCTTACATGGCCTTTAA
- a CDS encoding alpha-amylase family glycosyl hydrolase, translated as MGNGSATLRDRHLLFAPPIPLFPHPPIHQDEPPVHTDNDNWCSTPRYNKPINLNLALVYACLIKRPLIFLTVNPTLYQLNIRLRLHDLSQELNRPTTLNDIPDSELDRWAQLGFDWIYALGIWETGTIGPQVSRTNPEWVREYKELLPDLTESDICGSCFAIKAYQLHPNFGEASALQEFRDRLHQRGLKLLLDFVPNHTAPDHPWVQEHPNFYIQGTPEDRQQEPQNYMEIPHHGIFAHGRDPYFSGWPDTLQLNYGNPALLSAMKTELLHIAQLCDGVRCDMAMLILPDIFRRTWGIIAHSFWPPAIREVKQQHPDFTFMAEVYWGLEWTLQQQGFDYTYDKRLYDRLHSQRASPVREHFSASIDYQQRSVRFLENHDEPRAAGTFPFGSHQAAALLTYLCPGLRFFHHGQLQGWTQKVSIHLCRSGKQTPNPALERFYEQLLQTLSHPVLREGNWQLLDCLPAWEYNGTSANFIAFGWHTEPQERVLVVVNYAPYPGQCYVHLPWNWQPISYTLQDLISSAHYERQGQELSTQGLYLDIPAWKGHVFAISAIA; from the coding sequence TTGGGCAATGGAAGTGCAACCCTACGCGATCGCCATCTGTTGTTCGCTCCCCCTATCCCCCTATTCCCCCATCCCCCCATCCATCAGGATGAGCCTCCAGTTCACACCGATAATGATAATTGGTGCAGTACGCCACGATACAATAAACCCATAAACTTAAATCTTGCTTTAGTTTACGCTTGTCTGATTAAACGTCCTTTAATATTCTTAACTGTGAATCCAACCCTTTATCAACTCAATATCCGCCTGCGACTCCACGATCTTTCCCAAGAATTAAACCGTCCGACAACTCTAAACGACATCCCCGACAGTGAACTCGATCGCTGGGCACAACTCGGATTTGACTGGATTTATGCCCTAGGCATCTGGGAAACGGGAACCATCGGCCCGCAAGTGTCGCGCACCAACCCCGAATGGGTGAGGGAGTACAAAGAACTCCTACCCGATCTCACCGAGAGCGACATTTGTGGATCTTGTTTTGCCATCAAAGCCTATCAACTGCATCCCAACTTTGGAGAGGCCTCTGCACTGCAAGAATTTCGCGATCGCCTGCACCAACGAGGACTCAAACTCCTCCTCGATTTTGTCCCCAACCATACCGCCCCCGATCATCCCTGGGTACAAGAGCATCCCAACTTCTACATCCAAGGAACCCCAGAAGACCGGCAACAGGAACCCCAAAACTACATGGAAATTCCCCACCACGGGATTTTTGCCCATGGACGAGACCCCTACTTCTCTGGTTGGCCCGATACCCTACAACTCAACTATGGCAACCCAGCCCTATTAAGCGCCATGAAAACCGAATTACTCCACATTGCCCAACTCTGCGATGGAGTCCGGTGTGACATGGCCATGCTCATCTTGCCCGACATTTTTCGCCGCACCTGGGGCATTATCGCCCACTCCTTTTGGCCCCCAGCCATTCGGGAAGTGAAACAACAGCACCCCGACTTTACCTTCATGGCAGAAGTCTATTGGGGCTTAGAATGGACACTGCAACAGCAAGGCTTTGACTATACCTACGACAAACGTCTCTACGATCGCCTCCACAGCCAACGAGCTTCTCCCGTGCGCGAACATTTCAGCGCCTCCATCGACTATCAACAGCGCTCCGTCCGCTTCCTAGAAAATCATGATGAACCCCGCGCTGCCGGTACATTTCCCTTCGGTAGCCATCAAGCCGCCGCTCTGCTCACCTATCTCTGTCCAGGATTAAGATTTTTCCACCATGGGCAACTGCAAGGATGGACACAAAAAGTCTCCATCCATCTCTGTCGCAGTGGCAAACAAACCCCCAATCCTGCCTTAGAACGCTTCTACGAGCAACTGCTACAAACCTTATCTCATCCCGTACTACGTGAAGGCAACTGGCAACTCCTGGATTGCTTGCCAGCCTGGGAATATAACGGCACTTCAGCTAATTTTATTGCCTTTGGCTGGCACACAGAACCCCAAGAACGGGTGCTAGTAGTCGTCAATTATGCCCCCTATCCCGGACAATGTTATGTCCATCTTCCCTGGAATTGGCAACCCATTTCCTACACACTCCAAGATTTAATCAGTTCCGCCCATTATGAACGGCAAGGCCAGGAGTTATCCACCCAAGGACTCTATTTAGATATTCCCGCCTGGAAAGGTCATGTTTTTGCGATTTCGGCGATCGCCTAG
- a CDS encoding YdcF family protein, with amino-acid sequence MFKPRRQRKKWFWKLALLLAIFSLSYKVIKSHFQQPDAILVLGGSVVREQFAADFARQHGHLEIWISGGSNPEYAQWLFMEAGISLERLHLDYEAVDTVTNFTTLVDEFKSRGIDSVYLITSDDHMRRAQVIGQIVFGSRGIEYKPLSVPSGREPEPMEKVVRDGARSILWVMTGKTGSGWKEWIKLRIKN; translated from the coding sequence ATGTTTAAACCCCGTCGTCAGAGGAAAAAGTGGTTTTGGAAATTAGCTCTGTTGTTAGCGATATTCTCGTTGAGTTACAAAGTCATTAAGAGTCATTTCCAGCAACCTGACGCGATTTTAGTCTTAGGGGGTTCGGTGGTGCGGGAACAGTTCGCGGCTGATTTTGCTCGCCAACATGGGCATTTAGAGATCTGGATTTCTGGGGGGAGTAATCCTGAATACGCTCAATGGTTATTTATGGAAGCGGGGATTAGTTTGGAGCGGCTCCATTTAGATTATGAAGCGGTGGATACGGTGACGAATTTCACCACTTTGGTGGATGAGTTTAAGTCTAGGGGGATTGACAGCGTTTATCTAATTACTTCAGACGATCATATGCGCCGCGCTCAGGTGATTGGTCAAATTGTGTTTGGCAGTCGGGGAATTGAGTATAAACCGTTATCTGTGCCGTCGGGACGGGAACCGGAACCGATGGAGAAGGTGGTGCGTGATGGGGCGAGGTCGATTTTGTGGGTGATGACGGGGAAAACGGGATCGGGTTGGAAAGAGTGGATCAAATTAAGAATTAAAAATTAA
- a CDS encoding type II toxin-antitoxin system VapB family antitoxin — protein sequence MEKNNLGTLIEINPKLLQEALDLSNYPTPTELIEAALQEYIQRQRQLDDREEFASLLQKTCKDLNDETELKVLLLGMGDDVNSVVEDFLDLDFNVRKSNVDKDGNPCDIFIFDLVKEIEDILDPLGRQLGDNPDSLETLPKWVKDDYPEWYQKYVDLIESNKKK from the coding sequence ATGGAAAAGAATAACCTAGGAACTTTAATTGAAATTAATCCAAAACTACTGCAAGAAGCTCTCGATTTAAGTAACTATCCTACACCTACGGAACTAATTGAAGCAGCTTTGCAAGAGTATATTCAACGTCAAAGACAGCTGGATGACCGAGAAGAGTTTGCTTCTTTGCTACAAAAAACCTGCAAAGATCTGAATGATGAAACTGAGTTGAAAGTTCTTTTATTAGGGATGGGAGATGATGTCAATAGTGTCGTTGAAGATTTTTTAGATTTGGATTTTAATGTGAGAAAATCAAATGTAGATAAAGACGGAAATCCTTGCGATATCTTTATTTTTGATCTGGTTAAGGAAATTGAGGATATTCTTGATCCCTTGGGCCGCCAATTAGGTGATAATCCTGATAGTTTAGAGACGCTACCCAAATGGGTGAAAGATGATTATCCAGAATGGTATCAAAAATATGTTGATTTGATAGAATCGAACAAGAAAAAGTAG
- the ppsA gene encoding phosphoenolpyruvate synthase, producing the protein MLKTVALTNAYTQEAKAKALVLWKQNALILWFDQVGLNDIGLVGGKNASLGELIGQLTPKGINVPQGFAITAHAYRYFISSAGLEPQLRELLTDLDVENGPLLRQRAAKARSLILNTKFPKDIEMAIAVAYQRLGELYGKDPDVAVRSSATAEDLPDASFAGQQDTYLNISGLNEVIKAVHRCFASLFTDRAISYRTHKGFDHFEVALSVGVQKMVRSDLATSGVMFSIDPETGFKNTALITAAYGLGETVVQGSVNPDEYLVFKPTLREGFKPILQKRLGRKAIKMVYRQDGNHATKIVPVPWMRQQQFALTDEEILKLGDWAVMIEDHYSQLRQTYTPMDIEWAKDGKTGQLFIVQARPETVQSQKSSQVLRHYQLKEAGELLVQGRAVGEAIASGPARVILDVSQIDQFQSGEVLVTHRTDPDWEPIMKKASAIVTNTGGRTCHAAIIAREMGIPAVVGCEKATERLSNGQEITVSCAEGEQGNVYAGLLPFEVQETVLNDLPRTRTQILMNVGNPEEAFRLSAIPCDGVGLARLEFIIANQIKTHPLALLHFDDLEDADVKVEIEELTAHYPYKPDFFVDRLAYGMGAIAAAFYPHPVIIRLSDFKSNEYANLLGGRQFEPQEENPMIGWRGASRYYDPQYREAFALECQALKRVRDDMGLVNAIPMIPFCRTPEEGRKVLVEMAKHGLKRGKHGLQVYVMCELPSNVILASEFAQVFDGFSIGSNDLTQLTLGLDRDSGLVAPLFDERNEAVKRMVKMAIETAKAEGRKIGICGQAPSDYPEFARFLVELGIDSISLNPDSVLKTMLDIAELERG; encoded by the coding sequence ATGTTAAAAACTGTTGCTTTAACAAATGCTTATACCCAAGAAGCTAAAGCCAAGGCTTTGGTATTGTGGAAACAAAATGCCTTGATCCTGTGGTTCGATCAAGTCGGTTTAAATGATATTGGTTTAGTTGGCGGTAAAAATGCGTCGTTAGGAGAACTGATCGGTCAGTTAACGCCCAAAGGGATTAATGTGCCCCAAGGATTTGCCATTACAGCTCATGCTTACCGTTATTTTATCTCGTCGGCGGGGTTAGAGCCGCAACTGCGGGAACTGTTGACGGATTTGGATGTGGAGAATGGGCCATTGTTGCGTCAGCGAGCAGCTAAGGCGCGATCGCTCATTCTCAATACTAAATTCCCGAAAGACATCGAAATGGCGATCGCCGTTGCCTATCAGCGCTTAGGAGAACTCTACGGCAAAGATCCCGATGTGGCAGTGCGCTCTTCAGCCACCGCAGAAGATTTACCCGATGCCAGTTTTGCCGGTCAACAGGACACCTATCTGAATATTTCTGGCTTAAATGAGGTCATTAAAGCGGTTCATCGCTGCTTTGCGTCCCTGTTCACCGATCGCGCCATTTCCTATCGCACCCATAAAGGCTTTGACCATTTTGAGGTCGCCCTCTCTGTAGGCGTGCAAAAAATGGTACGCTCTGACCTGGCGACTTCCGGGGTGATGTTTTCCATCGACCCAGAAACGGGATTTAAGAACACCGCTCTGATTACGGCTGCCTATGGGTTAGGAGAAACCGTGGTGCAAGGATCGGTAAACCCGGATGAATATCTGGTGTTTAAACCCACATTGCGCGAAGGGTTCAAGCCGATTTTGCAGAAACGTCTGGGTCGTAAGGCGATTAAAATGGTCTATCGTCAGGATGGCAACCATGCGACGAAAATTGTTCCGGTTCCGTGGATGCGTCAACAGCAGTTTGCCCTGACGGATGAGGAGATTCTCAAGTTAGGGGATTGGGCCGTGATGATTGAGGATCATTATTCCCAATTGCGGCAAACCTATACGCCGATGGACATTGAATGGGCCAAAGATGGGAAAACCGGGCAGTTGTTTATTGTGCAAGCGCGGCCGGAAACGGTGCAGTCCCAGAAGTCGAGCCAGGTGTTGCGCCATTATCAATTGAAAGAGGCGGGAGAGCTATTGGTGCAAGGTCGAGCAGTGGGAGAGGCGATCGCCTCCGGCCCCGCACGGGTGATTCTGGATGTGTCGCAAATCGATCAATTCCAGTCCGGGGAAGTGCTGGTTACCCATCGCACCGATCCCGATTGGGAGCCAATCATGAAGAAAGCGAGCGCGATCGTCACTAATACCGGGGGACGCACCTGCCACGCCGCCATTATTGCCAGAGAAATGGGGATTCCGGCCGTTGTCGGGTGTGAAAAAGCGACCGAGCGGTTGAGCAATGGTCAAGAAATTACCGTCTCCTGTGCCGAAGGGGAACAGGGCAATGTTTACGCTGGTTTGTTACCCTTTGAAGTGCAGGAAACGGTGTTAAATGATTTACCTCGAACTCGCACGCAGATTCTCATGAATGTGGGCAACCCAGAGGAGGCATTCCGGTTATCAGCCATACCCTGTGATGGAGTCGGTTTAGCTCGTCTAGAGTTCATTATTGCCAATCAAATCAAGACCCATCCCTTGGCGCTCCTTCACTTTGACGACCTCGAAGATGCGGATGTGAAGGTCGAGATTGAGGAACTTACAGCCCATTATCCCTATAAACCCGATTTCTTTGTGGATCGGTTAGCCTATGGTATGGGGGCGATCGCAGCCGCATTTTATCCCCATCCCGTCATTATCCGCCTTTCCGACTTCAAGAGCAACGAATACGCCAATCTTTTAGGCGGTCGTCAATTTGAACCGCAGGAAGAAAACCCCATGATTGGCTGGCGCGGAGCCTCCCGCTATTACGACCCCCAATATCGGGAAGCCTTTGCCCTAGAATGCCAAGCCTTAAAACGGGTTCGCGATGACATGGGATTAGTCAATGCTATCCCCATGATTCCCTTCTGTCGGACTCCAGAAGAAGGGCGCAAAGTGTTAGTAGAAATGGCGAAACATGGACTGAAACGGGGTAAACATGGCTTGCAAGTTTATGTGATGTGCGAGTTACCCAGCAACGTGATTTTAGCCTCTGAATTTGCCCAAGTCTTTGATGGTTTTTCCATTGGTTCCAACGATTTAACCCAACTGACATTAGGCTTAGACCGAGATTCCGGGTTAGTTGCGCCCTTATTTGACGAACGCAATGAAGCCGTTAAACGGATGGTAAAAATGGCCATTGAAACCGCAAAAGCCGAAGGTCGAAAAATCGGCATCTGCGGTCAAGCACCGAGTGATTATCCAGAGTTCGCCCGCTTTTTAGTCGAGTTAGGCATTGATTCAATCAGTTTGAATCCGGATTCAGTGTTGAAGACGATGTTGGACATTGCCGAACTGGAGCGCGGATAA